The Pedobacter cryoconitis genome has a window encoding:
- a CDS encoding putative Ig domain-containing protein gives MKYTSTPRILKKYLCLLVSILAITLFGTRSYAQTKNYATVTPSTGIASYNIGSDNPNSNPGNVASIDNPGNAILQPPGAPATLNARYFSLLGLGYEGEAYIQLKYGSPLIAGKTTYIRFDQPTNNGLNLDLLGIVGDLTGLFSKRIVQIDAYTGATAGSDGTVIPATNVSATVVTDVNGKTYFAVTSSVAYNSLRIRLRVRSNALSISLGSSINMNVYPAFNYDADNCSSSIFTSVAATGLNVSLTSLVSNPQNAIDGNLNTFSQLQAGVVTLGSSVSQTIYLNGLSSATDVAKVVFSQGGSVLTLNVLKTITVQAYNGNTAVGNLNSLGTLINLDLLGLFTNNTQVPVFFTPGAPFDRIKVTLDNGLAVGGNLLAGGLNIHEAQRTVPKPLFDGVTGNAQTLCGGSTLTLTPQSPNAGYTYNFYKKVGPNGPRTAATGVTANVLTETGLAAGVYTYYVAAQKTGCIAESDLDSVVVTVKPTLLFTATPLSNGTVGKAYTKQVGPATSGTAPYTYAIAQGSALPSGLTMTSAGLISGTPTAAAAATTFSLIATDASGCKATAIHTLTITGTLTLPAATLPNGTVNKVYPDTQLPTPTGGSTPYTYVASNLPPGITLNPATGLLTGTPSTAGTYAIPVTVTDADGNVVTTTYTIIVRSPLVLTASTLSDGTKGLPYAPQIIPSATGGSGVFTYSATGVPPGLSFDPVTRAITGTPTQTGTFTFPVTVTDNENNTATLNYTITVRDALALGNVVFPDGEVNVVYPTQTIPDATGGTGPYTYAGLNLPPGLTFDPLTKTVSGTPAQSGTFTLSIKVTDAANNTITVPYTLKVAGALTLPTATLANGKVGTGYTSPSLPAVTGGTGPYTYSIAANQLPAGLSFNAATRVISGTPTAGGNYTITMKVTDNAGNTTSTDYALNITVDAPVVAGTTVCSGNSATLTVDNVTAGVTYNFYSSTGNTPLGTGTTFTTPALTVTTTYYAEAVSGSAVSARIPVNVTVNPAPDAPAVVINSVTISAGQTATLQATATSGSTIKWYVAATGGIELFSGGTFTTPVLNANATYYVGTSNSFGCTSAVRVPVVVSVINGTVNPNCYAATKQESGITGGLLCVACAIFDPANSTDADLTNYTRISLPAGIGTTGYQRLIFQNPGVATDSVRLDLEIPSGLLDLSVLGGTTINVMNGATVVSSYPLNSSLIHLNLLGGNRFNVTVATGGVYDRVEVKVNAVLSALINVYIYGADVVAPNPTIVTGNQTICSGSTATLQVAPITGTTIAWYSAATGGTILSTDNIFTTPALTATTVYYLQVSKNGCANATRLPVTVTVTTGLTPPVLATVVPVCAGLPATLSVDSPVAGITYKWYADATGGTALFTGPVFTTPALTVNTTYYVEATNGSCVSATRTAANVTVNARPVTPLITTAMTTVAQGQRVSLTGTSTENNVTFNWYTDAAATTPVFTGATYLTPPLTATTTFYLDAVSTVTGCASSIRVQQTITVVPTGTPIPVGCEGPASQTNGVGGLVSILARVDNPELAIDGDQQTGSTLAIPVGIGSNVYQKAIFTGLSNVGDTVRVLLNSPGQLLSLALVPSITVTTYQGNTSNNDGVAINNPIINLKLLSGGNLALLTFVPAAQFDGVEVKLNSGLLGALTSINFNYAKRTATAPVVASADVTACLNGTATLSVPAPLPGIIYKWYDAAGTYLGNDGATFITPAITADTKFFVEASRGGCGSSRTQVNVTVSPAPSTPLLLAPSQSTCAGSSIQIKVQNPQAGVTYNWYKAGVLVPGQTTATFTDVVTADVTYEVEAVNACGTTSAKAAIAVTVGSLTPPVLTPAAVTINSGEKAVLIANSSTTGLTYHWYGADPAVTPGTPELSTLTNGANGMFATNPLTATTTFYVTAEGTAGTCVSAAASVVVTVNNTPSNPGTVPCEGATVDLGNTVNGPALFAGVSNPAFALDNDSTTSSSLFIPVGLANSYVSQRVGFAGLSTPGDQVKVSLTQTGALLTMGLANNITVTTYKNGISNNDEKNITDPQLNLNVVTANKNFVVQFTPGTTFDAIEVKLKSGAAGLLTSINLNYAQRIIAPPTVVATSVSACEGNAATFAVSNPVTGVTYTWYDSAGAVVSNTATFSTPTTLTAGTYTYTVNATRGTCPGLVKTTVTAIITGSAAPAVPATGNPATTCLNTPVTLRVDPVTGVTFNWYDALTGGNLIASNTNTFITPSSLAAGTTTYYVEASNGNTCGNTSARTPVAITINPPATADDITVTGAENSVCVGSGAVLTATSTLTNPVFTWYTDAALTNAVFTGATYNVPPVTVTTNYYVTVKADNKCANTAGTAKVVTLTVNPPATAADITVTGIPVSTCAGTQVTLTATSTTVTNPVFIWYKDAALTMVAQTGPTFVATASSTNTLYYVTVQGTNKCKNAAADAKIVTLIVNPPATASDISVNGIPAIICSGSGTTLTASSLTVVNPVFTWYTDATLMNAVFTGDVFNVPALATTKTYYVTVNGLNKCPNLPGQALAVTLNVNAPLNFTGKALSDGSTINPYSVQIDPATGGTAPYTYALAPGSALPAGLSLSSTGLISGTPTTAGNYTFSINASDSKGCSAQGIFTLNIGTTAVLSLPAATLPDGQVGTAYPVQTLPAAIGGTSPYTYVTTGLPPGLNFDQATRNITGTPTIGGMFTITMTVTDASNRNASANYSLNVTVPAPVVADGSNCGGGRVTLVVTNAVPAITYNWFADATARIPIFTGTSFQTPAITTNTIYYVEGLAGITSTRVAVNVNLKTPASSADITITGVPSVVCGGSGASLTASSTTVSNPTFKWYTDAALTNSVFTGAVFNTPVLTANTTYYVTVQGPNTCESSPATAKAVVLTVNPALIYNGATLAGASTSTTYSAQVGSATGGTPGYTYSLESGSTLPAGLSLSSAGLLTGTPTTAGSYAFAVTATDSKGCTAVAAFVLGVGSSTQMTLPPATLPDGQVGSSYTPQTLPAVVGGTAPFSYVATGLPPGLNFDPATRVISGKPTLGGSFSVVVTVTDGNGLTATNTYTVNVTVPASAVGDAVSCGGSPVTLTVTNALTGVTYNWYNTPTGGSVLFTGPAFTTPAITATTVFYVEAISGTATSGRIAVNVTVAAALSSPVVVVKSSTLSSITFSWNDVPGATSYEVSMDGGTTWTNPSSGAAGTTHLISGLPANTSVKLMVRAKGSTTCQTSAAGSVTGTATDGTVPNDVFIPNTFTPNGDGKNDVFYVYGNAIAKMRMRIYNQWGQFIFESLQPQVGWDGSYRGQIQPNGVYVYYVELTLTDGSTDKRKGTVTILR, from the coding sequence ATGAAATATACTTCTACTCCCCGAATTTTAAAAAAATACCTCTGTCTTCTCGTTAGTATACTAGCTATAACGCTATTCGGTACACGATCGTATGCACAAACTAAAAATTACGCTACTGTAACTCCTTCTACAGGAATTGCCAGCTATAACATTGGATCGGATAATCCGAATTCCAATCCTGGTAATGTGGCATCGATCGATAATCCTGGAAATGCAATTTTGCAACCACCAGGAGCTCCGGCCACACTGAATGCCAGATATTTCAGCTTACTCGGATTAGGGTATGAAGGGGAGGCGTATATTCAGCTTAAATATGGCAGCCCGCTGATTGCTGGAAAAACTACTTATATTCGTTTTGACCAGCCTACCAATAATGGTTTAAACCTTGATTTGCTGGGAATTGTTGGAGATCTAACCGGTCTGTTCTCCAAAAGGATCGTGCAAATTGATGCTTATACTGGCGCAACCGCTGGCAGTGATGGTACGGTTATACCTGCTACTAATGTTTCAGCTACGGTTGTAACTGATGTTAATGGAAAAACTTATTTTGCAGTTACTTCATCTGTTGCTTACAATTCACTCCGGATTCGTTTAAGAGTACGGAGTAACGCACTTTCAATCAGTCTTGGAAGTTCAATTAATATGAATGTATATCCGGCATTTAATTACGATGCTGATAATTGCAGTTCTTCTATCTTTACGAGTGTAGCAGCCACAGGCCTGAATGTTTCTTTAACCAGCCTGGTTTCTAATCCTCAGAATGCTATTGATGGTAACTTGAATACTTTTTCACAACTTCAGGCAGGAGTAGTGACTTTAGGCTCATCAGTTTCTCAGACTATTTATTTAAACGGACTTTCTTCTGCAACCGATGTGGCCAAGGTCGTCTTTTCACAGGGTGGCTCTGTACTCACTTTGAACGTACTGAAAACGATTACTGTACAAGCCTATAATGGGAACACGGCGGTCGGAAATCTGAATTCACTCGGTACATTAATTAATCTTGATTTACTCGGCTTATTTACAAATAATACCCAGGTTCCAGTATTTTTTACACCGGGTGCGCCATTTGACAGGATAAAAGTTACACTGGATAATGGTCTGGCCGTAGGCGGAAACCTGCTTGCCGGAGGTTTAAATATTCACGAAGCGCAACGTACAGTACCCAAACCATTATTTGACGGTGTAACCGGCAATGCACAAACGCTATGTGGAGGTAGTACATTAACTTTAACCCCTCAAAGTCCTAATGCTGGTTATACTTATAATTTCTACAAAAAAGTTGGCCCTAATGGTCCAAGAACAGCTGCTACAGGGGTAACGGCTAATGTCCTTACAGAAACTGGCCTGGCAGCCGGAGTTTATACCTACTATGTAGCTGCTCAGAAAACAGGATGTATTGCAGAATCTGATCTGGATAGTGTAGTTGTCACTGTTAAACCAACATTGCTGTTTACTGCAACTCCACTCAGCAATGGAACAGTTGGTAAAGCCTATACGAAACAAGTTGGCCCTGCAACCAGCGGAACAGCTCCATATACTTATGCAATTGCCCAGGGGAGCGCATTGCCTTCGGGTTTAACCATGACCTCGGCAGGTTTGATCAGTGGAACACCTACTGCGGCAGCGGCAGCGACAACTTTTAGTTTGATCGCAACCGATGCCAGCGGATGTAAAGCCACTGCAATTCATACGTTAACTATCACAGGCACTTTAACTTTACCAGCGGCAACTTTGCCAAATGGTACGGTCAATAAGGTTTATCCGGATACGCAATTGCCGACTCCAACAGGAGGCAGCACACCTTATACTTATGTTGCAAGCAATCTGCCTCCGGGGATTACTTTAAATCCGGCAACCGGATTGTTAACAGGAACACCTTCAACTGCGGGTACCTATGCTATTCCGGTAACTGTTACTGATGCAGATGGAAATGTCGTGACTACTACCTATACGATTATAGTTAGAAGTCCGCTGGTACTTACAGCTTCTACTTTATCGGACGGTACAAAAGGGCTGCCTTATGCTCCTCAGATTATACCTTCAGCAACAGGCGGAAGCGGTGTCTTTACTTATAGTGCGACAGGCGTGCCGCCTGGATTAAGTTTTGATCCGGTAACCAGGGCAATTACAGGTACACCAACACAAACGGGTACTTTCACTTTCCCGGTCACTGTAACCGATAATGAAAACAATACCGCTACCCTGAACTATACCATTACCGTTAGAGATGCGCTGGCATTAGGTAATGTTGTATTTCCTGACGGAGAGGTGAATGTAGTTTATCCAACCCAGACGATTCCAGACGCCACTGGTGGAACCGGTCCTTATACCTATGCAGGTTTGAACCTGCCTCCGGGACTGACTTTTGATCCTTTAACTAAAACTGTTTCAGGAACACCTGCGCAATCCGGTACTTTCACACTTTCAATCAAAGTAACCGATGCAGCAAACAATACGATCACTGTTCCTTATACTTTAAAGGTTGCCGGTGCACTTACACTACCAACCGCTACTTTAGCAAATGGTAAAGTAGGTACTGGTTATACCTCTCCAAGTTTGCCAGCAGTAACAGGTGGTACAGGTCCTTATACATATAGCATTGCGGCAAATCAATTACCAGCTGGTTTAAGCTTCAACGCTGCAACCCGGGTAATTTCAGGAACTCCAACTGCTGGTGGTAATTATACCATTACGATGAAAGTTACTGATAATGCAGGGAATACGACCAGTACAGATTATGCATTGAATATTACTGTTGATGCACCTGTTGTAGCTGGTACTACTGTTTGTAGTGGTAACTCAGCAACTTTAACAGTTGATAATGTTACTGCCGGGGTAACTTATAATTTCTATTCTTCTACCGGGAATACCCCACTCGGTACCGGAACCACATTTACTACGCCTGCACTAACAGTGACTACCACTTATTATGCAGAAGCAGTTTCGGGATCAGCGGTAAGTGCACGTATTCCGGTTAATGTAACGGTAAACCCTGCGCCAGATGCACCAGCTGTTGTGATTAATAGTGTAACAATCAGTGCCGGCCAGACAGCAACTCTTCAGGCTACCGCTACTTCTGGTTCAACTATCAAATGGTATGTAGCAGCGACAGGTGGTATTGAACTGTTTTCTGGTGGGACTTTTACTACACCAGTGCTGAATGCAAATGCTACTTACTATGTTGGAACCTCGAATAGTTTTGGTTGTACCAGTGCAGTCAGAGTTCCTGTAGTGGTTAGTGTGATTAACGGAACAGTTAATCCAAACTGTTATGCGGCAACCAAACAAGAAAGCGGAATTACAGGTGGCTTACTTTGTGTGGCCTGTGCGATCTTTGATCCAGCCAATTCTACAGATGCTGACCTGACCAACTATACCAGGATATCTCTGCCAGCAGGTATCGGAACTACAGGATATCAGCGTCTGATTTTTCAGAATCCTGGCGTAGCAACAGATAGTGTTCGTCTTGATCTGGAAATACCATCAGGTCTGTTAGACTTATCTGTACTTGGTGGAACTACCATTAATGTGATGAATGGAGCTACTGTTGTAAGCAGCTATCCGCTAAACTCATCTTTGATTCATCTCAATTTATTAGGAGGAAACAGATTTAATGTTACTGTTGCAACAGGTGGTGTTTATGACAGAGTAGAAGTTAAAGTGAATGCAGTGTTATCCGCATTGATCAATGTATATATTTATGGGGCAGATGTTGTGGCTCCAAACCCAACTATAGTTACAGGAAATCAAACTATTTGCTCGGGCTCAACAGCGACTTTACAAGTTGCACCAATAACCGGCACAACCATTGCCTGGTATAGTGCGGCAACCGGAGGTACAATCTTATCGACCGACAATATTTTTACCACACCAGCGCTAACAGCAACTACAGTTTACTACTTACAGGTAAGTAAAAATGGTTGTGCGAATGCCACCCGTCTTCCGGTCACTGTTACGGTAACCACAGGGCTTACGCCTCCGGTTCTGGCCACAGTAGTTCCGGTTTGTGCAGGTTTACCAGCCACCTTATCCGTAGACAGCCCGGTAGCTGGAATTACTTATAAATGGTATGCGGATGCTACAGGTGGAACAGCCTTGTTTACAGGTCCGGTTTTCACAACACCTGCATTAACTGTCAATACAACTTATTACGTAGAAGCTACCAATGGAAGCTGCGTTTCAGCAACCCGTACTGCAGCAAATGTTACTGTTAATGCCCGCCCGGTTACACCACTGATTACTACTGCAATGACTACAGTAGCACAAGGTCAGCGTGTAAGCCTGACAGGAACCTCAACAGAAAACAACGTTACCTTTAACTGGTACACAGATGCTGCTGCAACTACTCCCGTATTTACCGGAGCAACTTATTTAACCCCACCACTTACCGCAACTACTACTTTCTATCTGGATGCGGTTTCTACAGTGACCGGTTGTGCCTCTTCTATCAGAGTACAACAAACGATCACAGTAGTGCCAACCGGAACACCTATACCAGTAGGTTGTGAAGGACCAGCCAGTCAGACCAATGGCGTTGGAGGTTTAGTTTCTATATTAGCCAGGGTAGATAATCCGGAATTAGCAATTGACGGAGATCAGCAAACAGGATCAACCTTAGCAATACCAGTAGGTATAGGCTCAAATGTTTATCAAAAAGCGATTTTCACAGGTCTGTCTAACGTAGGTGATACAGTACGTGTATTGTTAAATTCACCGGGTCAGCTATTGTCACTTGCGCTTGTTCCAAGTATAACTGTAACTACTTACCAGGGCAATACCAGCAACAATGATGGCGTTGCGATTAACAATCCGATTATAAACCTTAAATTATTAAGTGGTGGCAATCTGGCCCTGCTTACATTTGTTCCGGCAGCTCAGTTTGACGGGGTAGAAGTTAAATTGAATTCAGGTCTTCTGGGCGCTTTAACCTCTATTAACTTTAACTATGCTAAAAGAACAGCAACTGCACCAGTTGTTGCTTCGGCTGATGTAACTGCATGTTTAAATGGAACAGCAACTTTATCTGTGCCAGCTCCGCTGCCGGGTATTATCTATAAATGGTACGACGCCGCCGGAACTTACTTAGGTAATGACGGGGCTACTTTTATCACACCAGCGATTACTGCGGATACTAAATTCTTTGTAGAAGCATCAAGAGGGGGCTGCGGAAGTTCAAGAACTCAGGTGAATGTGACAGTTAGCCCTGCACCTTCTACTCCTTTATTACTTGCTCCATCACAGAGTACCTGTGCAGGATCAAGTATACAAATCAAAGTACAAAACCCTCAGGCAGGTGTAACCTATAACTGGTATAAAGCTGGTGTATTGGTTCCAGGGCAGACTACTGCAACATTTACTGATGTGGTTACCGCAGATGTAACTTATGAAGTAGAAGCTGTTAATGCATGCGGTACTACCTCTGCAAAAGCAGCAATAGCAGTAACTGTTGGCAGCTTAACTCCACCGGTACTTACTCCGGCAGCAGTCACTATTAACTCTGGTGAGAAAGCAGTGCTGATCGCAAACTCATCAACTACCGGCTTAACCTATCACTGGTATGGTGCTGATCCGGCTGTTACGCCAGGCACACCAGAATTGTCAACTTTGACCAATGGTGCAAACGGAATGTTTGCAACTAACCCGCTTACTGCAACTACTACTTTCTATGTAACCGCAGAAGGTACAGCAGGAACTTGTGTGTCGGCTGCCGCTTCGGTTGTGGTTACTGTAAATAATACGCCATCAAATCCAGGAACAGTTCCTTGTGAAGGGGCAACAGTTGATCTGGGCAACACAGTAAATGGACCTGCTTTATTCGCAGGTGTTTCAAATCCTGCTTTTGCTTTAGACAACGATTCTACCACAAGTTCTTCACTCTTTATCCCGGTTGGCTTAGCGAATAGTTATGTAAGTCAGCGCGTAGGTTTTGCAGGACTTTCAACTCCTGGTGATCAGGTTAAAGTGAGCCTTACTCAAACAGGGGCATTGCTTACCATGGGGCTTGCTAATAATATTACCGTAACGACTTATAAAAATGGAATAAGTAATAATGATGAAAAGAACATTACTGATCCGCAACTTAATCTGAATGTCGTTACTGCTAATAAAAACTTTGTTGTTCAATTTACTCCGGGCACTACTTTCGATGCCATCGAAGTGAAACTTAAATCCGGAGCAGCAGGTCTGCTGACCTCTATCAACCTGAATTACGCACAGCGGATTATAGCGCCTCCAACAGTTGTTGCAACTAGTGTTTCAGCATGCGAAGGCAACGCTGCAACATTTGCAGTGAGCAATCCTGTAACGGGAGTAACTTATACCTGGTACGATAGCGCAGGTGCTGTAGTGAGTAACACTGCAACTTTTAGTACACCAACAACGCTGACTGCCGGAACTTATACCTATACTGTAAACGCAACCCGTGGTACTTGTCCGGGATTAGTGAAAACAACAGTCACAGCTATCATTACTGGTTCGGCTGCGCCTGCGGTACCAGCAACAGGAAATCCGGCAACAACTTGTCTGAATACTCCTGTTACTTTAAGAGTAGATCCGGTTACGGGTGTGACTTTTAACTGGTACGATGCATTAACCGGAGGAAACCTGATTGCCTCAAATACAAATACCTTTATTACACCGTCGAGTCTGGCAGCAGGAACTACCACTTATTATGTAGAAGCCTCAAACGGTAACACTTGTGGAAATACCTCGGCAAGAACTCCGGTTGCCATTACTATTAATCCACCTGCTACCGCTGATGATATCACCGTTACCGGTGCAGAAAATTCTGTTTGCGTAGGTTCAGGTGCTGTATTAACAGCCACCAGCACATTGACTAATCCAGTATTTACCTGGTATACCGATGCCGCATTAACCAATGCAGTATTTACAGGAGCAACCTATAATGTGCCTCCGGTAACAGTAACTACGAATTACTATGTCACTGTAAAAGCAGATAACAAATGTGCAAATACAGCGGGTACGGCCAAAGTGGTTACCTTAACTGTGAACCCACCAGCTACTGCTGCTGATATTACCGTAACTGGTATACCAGTGAGTACTTGTGCAGGCACTCAGGTTACTTTAACCGCGACCTCAACTACAGTGACCAATCCAGTATTCATCTGGTATAAAGACGCTGCATTAACGATGGTGGCACAGACCGGTCCAACATTCGTTGCAACTGCATCCTCAACAAATACGCTTTATTACGTAACTGTTCAGGGAACCAACAAATGTAAAAATGCAGCAGCTGATGCAAAAATTGTTACCCTGATTGTGAATCCACCAGCAACTGCTTCAGATATCAGTGTGAATGGCATCCCGGCAATTATTTGCTCCGGATCAGGTACAACTTTAACTGCAAGCAGTCTGACTGTAGTTAACCCGGTATTTACCTGGTATACCGATGCTACTTTAATGAACGCGGTATTTACAGGTGATGTTTTCAATGTACCTGCATTAGCCACAACCAAAACCTACTACGTAACTGTAAACGGACTGAATAAATGTCCAAATCTTCCTGGACAGGCACTGGCCGTCACTTTAAATGTTAACGCTCCATTGAACTTTACAGGTAAGGCGCTAAGTGACGGCTCTACAATCAATCCATACAGTGTACAAATTGATCCTGCAACTGGTGGAACAGCACCTTATACTTATGCGCTGGCTCCGGGCAGTGCTTTACCAGCAGGATTATCCTTGTCATCTACAGGATTAATCAGCGGAACACCAACGACAGCTGGAAACTATACTTTCTCAATTAATGCCTCGGACAGTAAAGGCTGTAGTGCTCAAGGCATATTCACGCTGAATATTGGTACTACAGCTGTATTGTCACTACCAGCTGCAACCTTGCCAGACGGACAAGTAGGTACAGCTTATCCTGTACAAACTTTACCAGCTGCAATTGGTGGAACATCCCCTTATACTTACGTAACAACAGGCTTGCCTCCAGGATTAAACTTTGATCAGGCAACCAGGAACATTACAGGAACACCAACTATAGGTGGTATGTTCACCATAACCATGACAGTAACCGACGCAAGTAACAGAAATGCTTCGGCAAACTATTCGCTGAATGTGACTGTACCAGCACCGGTTGTTGCTGACGGATCGAATTGCGGAGGGGGCCGTGTTACTTTAGTGGTAACCAATGCTGTACCTGCAATAACTTATAACTGGTTTGCAGATGCGACTGCGAGAATCCCGATTTTTACAGGAACAAGTTTCCAGACTCCTGCAATCACAACGAACACCATTTATTATGTAGAAGGCCTGGCTGGAATAACCAGTACAAGAGTCGCAGTAAATGTGAACCTGAAAACTCCTGCCAGCTCAGCAGATATTACCATCACAGGTGTACCTTCAGTAGTGTGCGGAGGTTCCGGAGCCAGTTTAACGGCAAGCAGTACAACTGTAAGTAACCCAACATTTAAATGGTACACTGATGCTGCTTTAACTAACTCTGTATTTACAGGAGCTGTATTCAATACGCCAGTACTTACAGCCAATACGACTTACTATGTGACGGTGCAAGGGCCGAATACTTGTGAAAGTTCGCCTGCCACTGCCAAAGCAGTAGTCTTAACGGTGAACCCGGCGTTGATTTACAACGGTGCAACATTAGCTGGTGCCTCTACTTCAACTACTTATTCTGCACAGGTTGGCTCAGCAACGGGAGGTACCCCAGGTTATACTTATAGCCTGGAGTCAGGAAGTACGCTTCCGGCAGGTTTGTCATTGTCATCGGCAGGATTACTAACCGGGACACCAACTACAGCAGGAAGTTATGCCTTCGCTGTCACTGCTACTGATAGTAAAGGATGTACAGCGGTAGCCGCTTTCGTTCTTGGTGTTGGCAGCAGCACACAAATGACCTTGCCACCAGCAACTTTACCAGACGGGCAGGTAGGCAGCTCATATACGCCCCAAACCTTACCAGCGGTAGTTGGCGGAACGGCACCATTTAGCTATGTAGCTACAGGCTTGCCTCCTGGGTTAAACTTTGATCCGGCAACCAGGGTAATCTCAGGAAAGCCAACACTAGGAGGAAGCTTCTCTGTAGTGGTAACTGTTACTGATGGAAACGGATTGACAGCAACCAACACTTATACCGTTAACGTGACCGTACCAGCATCAGCAGTAGGAGATGCGGTAAGCTGCGGAGGCAGCCCGGTTACCTTAACTGTAACCAACGCACTGACAGGAGTGACCTATAACTGGTATAACACGCCAACCGGTGGAAGCGTATTGTTCACAGGGCCAGCCTTCACGACACCGGCTATCACCGCAACGACTGTCTTCTATGTTGAAGCGATTTCAGGAACAGCGACCAGTGGCAGAATTGCAGTCAATGTTACTGTGGCAGCGGCACTTTCATCACCAGTGGTGGTGGTTAAATCAAGCACGCTGAGCAGTATCACCTTTAGCTGGAACGATGTTCCGGGAGCAACCAGTTATGAAGTATCTATGGATGGCGGAACAACCTGGACCAATCCAAGTTCGGGAGCTGCTGGTACTACACACCTGATCTCAGGACTTCCGGCAAACACTAGTGTTAAACTGATGGTGAGAGCAAAAGGAAGTACCACTTGTCAAACCAGTGCCGCGGGCAGTGTAACTGGTACAGCAACCGATGGAACAGTACCTAACGATGTATTTATTCCAAATACATTTACGCCAAACGGAGATGGTAAAAATGATGTCTTCTATGTATATGGAAATGCAATTGCTAAAATGAGAATGCGAATCTATAACCAGTGGGGACAGTTCATCTTCGAATCATTGCAGCCGCAAGTAGGATGGGACGGTTCATACAGAGGGCAAATACAGCCGAACGGTGTATATGTGTACTACGTAGAATTAACCCTCACAGACGGCTCTACAGATAAGAGAAAAGGAACAGTAACCATTTTAAGATAA